A single window of Bos javanicus breed banteng chromosome 19, ARS-OSU_banteng_1.0, whole genome shotgun sequence DNA harbors:
- the KCTD11 gene encoding BTB/POZ domain-containing protein KCTD11: MLGAMFRAGTPMTPNLNPEGGGHYFIDRDGKAFRHILNFLRLGRLDLPLGYGETALLRAEADFYQIRPLLDALRELEASRGTPAPTAALLHADVDSSPRLVHFSARRGPHHYELSSVQVDTFRANLFCTDPECLGALRARFGVTNEDRAEGGPHFRLEWAPRPAELPEVEYRRLGLQPLWTGAPGEPREVVGTPSFLEEVLRVALEHGFRLDSVFPDPEDLLNSRSLRFVRH, from the coding sequence ATGCTGGGGGCCATGTTTAGGGCTGGTACCCCCATGACTCCCAACCTCAATCCCGAGGGAGGTGGCCACTACTTCATCGATCGAGATGGCAAGGCCTTCCGGCACATCCTCAATTTCCTCCGGCTGGGCCGCCTAGACCTGCCCCTTGGATATGGGGAGACAGCGCTTCTCAGGGCAGAGGCGGACTTTTACCAGATCCGACCCCTCCTGGATGCCCTGCGGGAACTGGAGGCCTCTCGGGGGACCCCAGCTCCCACAGCCGCCCTGCTCCATGCAGATGTAGATAGCAGCCCCCGCTTGGTGCACTTCTCTGCTCGTCGAGGCCCACACCACTATGAGCTGAGTTCTGTCCAGGTGGACACCTTCCGGGCCAATCTCTTCTGCACCGACCCTGAGTGTCTGGGTGCCCTGCGAGCCCGATTTGGTGTGACCAATGAGGACAGGGCAGAGGGAGGCCCACATTTCCGTCTGGAATGGGCTCCCCGCCCCGCGGAACTCCCCGAAGTGGAGTACCGCAGACTAGGGCTGCAGCCACTGTGGACCGGGGCACCAGGAGAGCCACGGGAGGTGGTGGGCACAcccagcttcctggaggaggtgctgCGGGTGGCTCTGGAGCATGGCTTCCGTCTCGACTCTGTCTTCCCTGATCCTGAAGACCTGCTCAACTCCCGATCTCTACGCTTTGTTCGGCACTAG
- the TMEM95 gene encoding sperm-egg fusion protein TMEM95 isoform X1, translated as MWTLALGGIFLAAVEACVFCRFPDRELSGRLARLCSQMEVQWKDCEVSWTFSAFALGKIRHPGMGLTTISPVPQGACKWPHSSASQPSPQSTALSGHTFCSLWESFFGPWERAQNLLPEIKGSLYSLPSYWQWLRKTKLREYNREALCPPSCREGQHHPVQLFNLPGLRGVLLAPKALLPRKSRSLGSSDPAPLCVRNCPAPGCPEPRGGVSWGIRAGDSLTTSHQYPLILPPALVALPSSLPRPPTLCFPSGTTTSKQKVDL; from the exons ATGTGGACACTGGCActaggtgggatcttcctggcagcCGTTGAGGCCTGTGTCTTCTGCCGCTTCCCAGACCGTGAGTTGTCGGGCCGCCTGGCCCGGCTTTGCAGCCAGATGGAGGTCCAGTGGAAGGACTGTGAGGTCTCCTGGACATTCTCGGCCTTTGCCTTAGGTAAAATCAGACATCCAGGGATGGGCCTAACAACAATCTCCCCTGTGCCCCAAGGGGCCTGCAAGTGGCCTCACAGCTCTGCCTCTCAGCCATCTCCTCAGTCCACAGCCCTCTCTGGACACACTTTCTGCTCCCTCTGGGAGAGCTTCTTTGGACCCTGGGAAAGGGCCCAGAACCTTCTTCCAG AGATCAAAGGGTCTCTCTACTCACTCCCTTCATATTGGCAATGGCTTCGAAAGACCAAGCTCCGGGAGTACAACAGAGAAG ctctctgccctccctcctgccGTGA GGGGCAGCACCATCCTGTACAACTGTTCAACCTGCCAGGGCTTCGAGGTGTACTGTTGGCCCCGAAAGCGCTGCTTCCCAG GAAGTCACGATCTTTGGGAAGCTCGGATCCTGCTCCTCTTTGTGTGCGGAACTGCCCTGCTCCTGGGTGTCCCGAGCCTCGCGGTGGAGTGAGTTGGGGAATCAGGGCGGGAGACAGCCTCACCACTTCCCACCAGTACCCCCTCATCCTTCCTCCTGCCCTCgtggcccttccctcctcccttcccaggcCTCCCACCCTCTGTTTTCCCTCAGGTACAACTACTTCCAAGCAAAAAGTTGACTTGTGA
- the TMEM95 gene encoding sperm-egg fusion protein TMEM95 isoform X2 — protein sequence MWTLALGGIFLAAVEACVFCRFPDRELSGRLARLCSQMEVQWKDCEVSWTFSAFALGKIRHPGMGLTTISPVPQGACKWPHSSASQPSPQSTALSGHTFCSLWESFFGPWERAQNLLPEIKGSLYSLPSYWQWLRKTKLREYNREALCPPSCRGSTILYNCSTCQGFEVYCWPRKRCFPGSHDLWEARILLLFVCGTALLLGVPSLAVEPPTLCFPSGTTTSKQKVDL from the exons ATGTGGACACTGGCActaggtgggatcttcctggcagcCGTTGAGGCCTGTGTCTTCTGCCGCTTCCCAGACCGTGAGTTGTCGGGCCGCCTGGCCCGGCTTTGCAGCCAGATGGAGGTCCAGTGGAAGGACTGTGAGGTCTCCTGGACATTCTCGGCCTTTGCCTTAGGTAAAATCAGACATCCAGGGATGGGCCTAACAACAATCTCCCCTGTGCCCCAAGGGGCCTGCAAGTGGCCTCACAGCTCTGCCTCTCAGCCATCTCCTCAGTCCACAGCCCTCTCTGGACACACTTTCTGCTCCCTCTGGGAGAGCTTCTTTGGACCCTGGGAAAGGGCCCAGAACCTTCTTCCAG AGATCAAAGGGTCTCTCTACTCACTCCCTTCATATTGGCAATGGCTTCGAAAGACCAAGCTCCGGGAGTACAACAGAGAAG ctctctgccctccctcctgcc GGGGCAGCACCATCCTGTACAACTGTTCAACCTGCCAGGGCTTCGAGGTGTACTGTTGGCCCCGAAAGCGCTGCTTCCCAG GAAGTCACGATCTTTGGGAAGCTCGGATCCTGCTCCTCTTTGTGTGCGGAACTGCCCTGCTCCTGGGTGTCCCGAGCCTCGCGGTGGA gcCTCCCACCCTCTGTTTTCCCTCAGGTACAACTACTTCCAAGCAAAAAGTTGACTTGTGA
- the TMEM95 gene encoding sperm-egg fusion protein TMEM95 isoform X3 codes for MWTLALGGIFLAAVEACVFCRFPDRELSGRLARLCSQMEVQWKDCEVSWTFSAFALDDASLNKITEKTHRVLRVMEIKGSLYSLPSYWQWLRKTKLREYNREALCPPSCREGQHHPVQLFNLPGLRGVLLAPKALLPRKSRSLGSSDPAPLCVRNCPAPGCPEPRGGVSWGIRAGDSLTTSHQYPLILPPALVALPSSLPRPPTLCFPSGTTTSKQKVDL; via the exons ATGTGGACACTGGCActaggtgggatcttcctggcagcCGTTGAGGCCTGTGTCTTCTGCCGCTTCCCAGACCGTGAGTTGTCGGGCCGCCTGGCCCGGCTTTGCAGCCAGATGGAGGTCCAGTGGAAGGACTGTGAGGTCTCCTGGACATTCTCGGCCTTTGCCTTAG ATGATGCATCCTTGAACAAAATCACAGAGAAGACTCACAGAGTCCTGAGAGTCATGG AGATCAAAGGGTCTCTCTACTCACTCCCTTCATATTGGCAATGGCTTCGAAAGACCAAGCTCCGGGAGTACAACAGAGAAG ctctctgccctccctcctgccGTGA GGGGCAGCACCATCCTGTACAACTGTTCAACCTGCCAGGGCTTCGAGGTGTACTGTTGGCCCCGAAAGCGCTGCTTCCCAG GAAGTCACGATCTTTGGGAAGCTCGGATCCTGCTCCTCTTTGTGTGCGGAACTGCCCTGCTCCTGGGTGTCCCGAGCCTCGCGGTGGAGTGAGTTGGGGAATCAGGGCGGGAGACAGCCTCACCACTTCCCACCAGTACCCCCTCATCCTTCCTCCTGCCCTCgtggcccttccctcctcccttcccaggcCTCCCACCCTCTGTTTTCCCTCAGGTACAACTACTTCCAAGCAAAAAGTTGACTTGTGA
- the TMEM95 gene encoding sperm-egg fusion protein TMEM95 isoform X5, with amino-acid sequence MWTLALGGIFLAAVEACVFCRFPDRELSGRLARLCSQMEVQWKDCEVSWTFSAFALDDASLNKITEKTHRVLRVMEIKGSLYSLPSYWQWLRKTKLREYNREALCPPSCRGSTILYNCSTCQGFEVYCWPRKRCFPGSHDLWEARILLLFVCGTALLLGVPSLAVEPPTLCFPSGTTTSKQKVDL; translated from the exons ATGTGGACACTGGCActaggtgggatcttcctggcagcCGTTGAGGCCTGTGTCTTCTGCCGCTTCCCAGACCGTGAGTTGTCGGGCCGCCTGGCCCGGCTTTGCAGCCAGATGGAGGTCCAGTGGAAGGACTGTGAGGTCTCCTGGACATTCTCGGCCTTTGCCTTAG ATGATGCATCCTTGAACAAAATCACAGAGAAGACTCACAGAGTCCTGAGAGTCATGG AGATCAAAGGGTCTCTCTACTCACTCCCTTCATATTGGCAATGGCTTCGAAAGACCAAGCTCCGGGAGTACAACAGAGAAG ctctctgccctccctcctgcc GGGGCAGCACCATCCTGTACAACTGTTCAACCTGCCAGGGCTTCGAGGTGTACTGTTGGCCCCGAAAGCGCTGCTTCCCAG GAAGTCACGATCTTTGGGAAGCTCGGATCCTGCTCCTCTTTGTGTGCGGAACTGCCCTGCTCCTGGGTGTCCCGAGCCTCGCGGTGGA gcCTCCCACCCTCTGTTTTCCCTCAGGTACAACTACTTCCAAGCAAAAAGTTGACTTGTGA
- the TMEM95 gene encoding sperm-egg fusion protein TMEM95 isoform X4 → MWTLALGGIFLAAVEACVFCRFPDRELSGRLARLCSQMEVQWKDCEVSWTFSAFALGKIRHPGMGLTTISPVPQGACKWPHSSASQPSPQSTALSGHTFCSLWESFFGPWERAQNLLPEIKGSLYSLPSYWQWLRKTKLREYNREALCPPSCRGSTILYNCSTCQGFEVYCWPRKRCFPGSHDLWEARILLLFVCGTALLLGVPSLAVEYNYFQAKS, encoded by the exons ATGTGGACACTGGCActaggtgggatcttcctggcagcCGTTGAGGCCTGTGTCTTCTGCCGCTTCCCAGACCGTGAGTTGTCGGGCCGCCTGGCCCGGCTTTGCAGCCAGATGGAGGTCCAGTGGAAGGACTGTGAGGTCTCCTGGACATTCTCGGCCTTTGCCTTAGGTAAAATCAGACATCCAGGGATGGGCCTAACAACAATCTCCCCTGTGCCCCAAGGGGCCTGCAAGTGGCCTCACAGCTCTGCCTCTCAGCCATCTCCTCAGTCCACAGCCCTCTCTGGACACACTTTCTGCTCCCTCTGGGAGAGCTTCTTTGGACCCTGGGAAAGGGCCCAGAACCTTCTTCCAG AGATCAAAGGGTCTCTCTACTCACTCCCTTCATATTGGCAATGGCTTCGAAAGACCAAGCTCCGGGAGTACAACAGAGAAG ctctctgccctccctcctgcc GGGGCAGCACCATCCTGTACAACTGTTCAACCTGCCAGGGCTTCGAGGTGTACTGTTGGCCCCGAAAGCGCTGCTTCCCAG GAAGTCACGATCTTTGGGAAGCTCGGATCCTGCTCCTCTTTGTGTGCGGAACTGCCCTGCTCCTGGGTGTCCCGAGCCTCGCGGTGGA GTACAACTACTTCCAAGCAAAAAGTTGA